Within the Deltaproteobacteria bacterium genome, the region CCGAGGTCGAGCGCCGGCTGTCGCAGATCACGCCGCCCGGCATGCACGCCCGGACGCTTTTCAACGAGCTCTACGACCGGGCCGACAATCTGGTGAGCTGCGCCGTCGCGAGCCCGGAAATGAGCGAGGATTTCCTGCTCCTGAACGGCGACACCCTCGCCGAGGCAACCGTGGTCGAACGGCTGCTCGCGAGCACCGAGACTCCGGTCGCCATGGCGATCGCGGAAAAACCGACCTACGATGCCGACGACATGAAGGTCTCGCGCGCCGGCAATCGGGTCACGCGCGTCGGCAAAGACCTCACGGCGGACGCGAGCCACGGCGAGGCGATCGGGTTCTCGTTGTACCGGGGACGCGGTCCAGAGCTCTTCACGCGGGCGCTCGACGAGATCCTGAGCGAGCCGGAGGGCTCGCGGCGCTGGTATCTTTCCGCCGTCGATCTTCTCGCCGGGCGGGGCCAGGTCCAGGCGGTCGGCATCGGCGACGCCCGCTTCGCGGAGATCGACTATCTGCAGGACGTACCGCGCGCCCGCGCGCTCGTGAGCGCGTTCGGCGAGACGCCGCTCGCCGCCGCGCGCTGGACGCGAGCGGATGCCGGCGCCGTCGTGCGGGAAGAGGCGGCGGTGGCGCGCGAGGCGCTCGCCGCGGACGGCGATCGGTAGAAGCGGGTGCGCGCCGACTACCCGGTGAGCGCGGGCCCCAACCCGCACATCGAGCGCGCCAAGGAGATCCTCAAGCGCCACCCCGACGTCCGGAAGCTCGTCGGACCGTACCCGCTCTCGGCGCTCTGCGCCGCGGCGGTCGTCGCCGGTCAGCTGCTGATGGCCTACGCGCTCCGCGACGCCCATTGGCTCGTGATCGTCGTGGCGGCGTATCTGGTGGGTGCCTTCGCGAGTCATGCGCTCTTCGTGCTCATCCATGACGCGAGCCACAACCTGACCTTACATGGCACCCTGGCGAATCGGCTGATCGGCCTGCTCTGCAACGTCGGACAGGGGTTCCCGAGCGCGATGTCGTTCCGGACCTACCATCTGCTCCACCACTGGCGTCTCGACGAGTACGACTACGACGCCGATCTCGCCTACCGCTGGGAGGCGCGCCTCGTCGGAACCTCGCCGCTGCGGAAGGCGCTCTGGCTCCTCGTCTTTGCCGGGGTCGAGGTCATCCGGCCGCTGCGCATCCGCGGCCGGTTCGCCGATCCGTGGCTCTTCGCGAACGTCGTGCTGATCGCCGCGACCGACTACCTGGTCTGGCGGTGGTGCGGCTTCGCGGGGCTCGCGTACGTGCTGCTCTCGACGTTCGCCGGCATCGGGCTCCACCCGCTCGGCGCCCGCTGGATCCAGGAGCACTATACCTTCGTGCCGGGCCAGGAGACGTACTCCTACTACGGGATCCTGAACCGGGTGTCCTTCAACATCGGCTACCACAACGAGCACCACGACCTGATGCGCGTGCCGTGGGTGCATCTGCCGAAGCTGAAGGCGCTCGCGCCCGAGTTCTACGAGCCGCTGCACGCGCACCGGTCGCTGACGCGCGTTCTGCTGCGGTGGATCTTCGACCCGGAGCTCGATCTCTTCGCCCGCATCACGCGCGACCGCGGTCGCGCCGCGGCGCCGCCCTCCGAGGAGGACGTCCTCCTCGGGGATCTGCCCGCGGCGGTGTAGCGCCGGACGCGCCGCCCGCGTGTCAGCCCGCCTTGGATCGCAGGAACGCTTCGGCGGCGACGCGTTGCGCGGGGGTGTCGATGTCGAAGCCGGCCGCGGGGTCGGTCAGGAGGACCGGCCGCACGGAAAGCCCGGTCCGCGCGAACACCACCCCCGTCAGGTCGGCCAGGGAGAGCCTCCCCAGCGCGAAGCGGGCGAGCGTGCCCCAGCCGAGGATGCGCAGCATGCGCCACGGACGCTTGCGCTCGGCCTCGACCCGGGTCCACTCGCGGAGCGCCGCGTAGCCTTTCGTCGTGAGGAGCGCGTAGAGGTTGCACCCGCAGAATCCGCCGTCGTGGAAGCGGAACGCCGTACGGCGGATGCCGGGGAACGCCGCGTGCACGAGACTGACGGGCACGAGCCCGAAGGTGGCGTCGGCATTGATCGCGGTCGCGCGTTCGCAGAAGGCGTCGAGGGTTGCCGCGGAGAGGAGGGGGTGGTCGGCCGTCGTGATCAGTACGGGCGGCGTGAGGCCGAGCTGCTCGATGGCGAGGGCCGCGCTGGCGCTCGGGGTGCGATCGCCGCGGACGGTCTCGACGGCCGCTCCGCCGCCGTGCCCGGCGAGCGCCGGATCGAGCCCGCACACCACGACGCGCCCGATCCAGCGGCTCGCGCGCAGCGTCGCGAGCACGCGGTCGAGCATCGCGATTCCCGCCACCGGCGCCAGCGCCTTGTGCGCGACCCCGGTCGCGCTCGCGATCGGGTCGGCGCCGCCGCGGCTACCCGCCATCACGAGGGCGGTGAAGAGGGTCGGGGACGCGTTCAGGGGAGCGGCTTCTCGTAGACGCGGTAGGTCTTGTACTGGTGGCCGCCGAGGAGACGCATCACGCGGAGCAGGGGGAAGTTGTCCTCCAGGACCCAGCCCATCTCGATGTGCCGCATGTCCCGTACGGCTGGCGACACCCGCACGGCTTCGAT harbors:
- a CDS encoding phosphocholine cytidylyltransferase family protein — translated: MKGIILSAGQGRRLLPLTTNLPKCLIRIGGRTVLEWQLRMLAGAGIHHVVVVTGFGAAEVERRLSQITPPGMHARTLFNELYDRADNLVSCAVASPEMSEDFLLLNGDTLAEATVVERLLASTETPVAMAIAEKPTYDADDMKVSRAGNRVTRVGKDLTADASHGEAIGFSLYRGRGPELFTRALDEILSEPEGSRRWYLSAVDLLAGRGQVQAVGIGDARFAEIDYLQDVPRARALVSAFGETPLAAARWTRADAGAVVREEAAVAREALAADGDR
- a CDS encoding fatty acid desaturase, translated to MRADYPVSAGPNPHIERAKEILKRHPDVRKLVGPYPLSALCAAAVVAGQLLMAYALRDAHWLVIVVAAYLVGAFASHALFVLIHDASHNLTLHGTLANRLIGLLCNVGQGFPSAMSFRTYHLLHHWRLDEYDYDADLAYRWEARLVGTSPLRKALWLLVFAGVEVIRPLRIRGRFADPWLFANVVLIAATDYLVWRWCGFAGLAYVLLSTFAGIGLHPLGARWIQEHYTFVPGQETYSYYGILNRVSFNIGYHNEHHDLMRVPWVHLPKLKALAPEFYEPLHAHRSLTRVLLRWIFDPELDLFARITRDRGRAAAPPSEEDVLLGDLPAAV
- a CDS encoding nucleotidyltransferase family protein; the protein is MAGSRGGADPIASATGVAHKALAPVAGIAMLDRVLATLRASRWIGRVVVCGLDPALAGHGGGAAVETVRGDRTPSASAALAIEQLGLTPPVLITTADHPLLSAATLDAFCERATAINADATFGLVPVSLVHAAFPGIRRTAFRFHDGGFCGCNLYALLTTKGYAALREWTRVEAERKRPWRMLRILGWGTLARFALGRLSLADLTGVVFARTGLSVRPVLLTDPAAGFDIDTPAQRVAAEAFLRSKAG